The Astyanax mexicanus isolate ESR-SI-001 chromosome 21, AstMex3_surface, whole genome shotgun sequence genome contains the following window.
TTAGACCACAATTATTTCAGCATGAATCCAGAATCTGTACTTACATCTGACACTAAGAGTGATCTCAGGAGAGTGAAGGTTCTGATCCAGTACAGCACAGCTATACCTGCCTGCATTCTCCCTGCTGACCGACTGCAGGTAGAGCTGTTCAGTTCTGGAGGATAAAGCAGCTCCATTTCTGTACCAGGTGAATGTAGTTGTGGAAGGCAGAGTGAAGCTTGGTTTACATGTGAGAGTGACTTTatctccctccatcactctctcagGACCCTCCACCTGCAGATCTGGAATATAAAGAATAAACACGCTGTAAAAGAGTAATTTCCATATTAAACACTGCAAACTGCACTGTAAAGCAGTGAAAATAGCACTAATTTCAATTCTGTGCTGTCTACACTTCCCAGTATCAGCTGTTTTAGAGTTATAGAGCTGATCTATGTTCAGATCTAGTCAATGTTAATAGCATTCAGAGCCAAACTGATCTTAGAACTGCAATATTATTCTCACAGGATTATACATATTTTTGTAGTAAAGTTGCTCATATCTGTGTTAATGGAATTTGGGTTTAGAGTAGTAATGAAGGAACTGTCAGAAGTAGCTGagagatctagtcagtggttgtggatAAGAAGGAATGAGGTTAGTTGGGGAAGGGAACAGTGTGGTTGAGAGTTTAGATATAGGCTGTTTGGTAATTGTGAGGTTGGAATAGTGGTATCACGTTTGTGGTAAAATCTTGTAATGTCCAATTTAGTGAGTTTATGGAGAGAGTGAGTCTGAGATGCCAGAATGTTGGGGGCTTTGTTTGTTTTCCGAGACTAAAAGAATAAATCAATACTTACATAAAACATTAAGAGTGACCTCAGGAGAGCGAAGATTCTGATCCACACCACAGCTAAACCTGTCTTTATTCTCCCTACTGGCCGACTGCACAAAGAGTTTTTCAGTACTGGAGGATAAAGGAGCTCCATTTCTGTACCAGGTGAATGATggtctgtcagtcagtctgcaGGTAGTTTTACATGTGAGAGTGACGTTatctccctccatcactctctcagGACCCTCCACCTGGAGACCTGCCAACAAGAGATAACACACTTCTACTGTATCATCCTCACATTAACTGAATGAATGCTTAGTCTTAATCAGCAGGAGTTCATTAACACTGAGAATTTACTAGAATGCAGCTAAATCTGATCTGATATTCAGTGAGAATACTGATCTAGGATCAGATCCAGTCCTGTTTATGAAGATCTCAGTCCCAGAAactgatcctagatcagcactCTTACTCTGAAATGCTGTGTGGATTCTGGTTCTGCAGTTCTAAGCAGTGTTCTTCAGGTGTGGTTTGAAGGACTGATGTGATTATATTACAGAACTGCTGGAGGAATCCTGTTCAGCAGTGAATGAAGTACAGTGTGTTATTTCTGCTGATGGAGCTTACCTGTTACTGAAAGATTAACTCCATCTGTACCCGTATACTTTCCTCCTTCTttatctgttataaatctgaagtAGTATTTACTCTGATCGTTTTCTCTCACATCTCTCAGGCTGAGTCTGCAGTCGTTATGTTTATCTCTGAGGTACTGAACCCTGTCTCTGTACTCTGTATCATTTAACAGATCAGGAGGTTCTATACCTTTAGCTGGTGGGAGGGATTTTGTCCAGAAAGCTGTTTTGACTATGTGACCCTCTGGATATGAGTAAGTGCAGCCCATGATCACTGTAGACCCCTTTAGAGCACAGATAGATTCAGGTCTGTAAGTCACACCCCACCCATACTGAGCTCCAACTCCTGCAACACAGAATCCAGAAGAGAGTAAATGATGAGTCTGTGGGGGTCAGTCAGTAAAAATGCTGCAGAAAGTTTCACTTCAGCTCATTTCTAAACCTGTTCATTTCAGCTGAGTGTGGAATAATCAGCTGCAATAAGCTGAGATCATTTGGAGCTAAAAACAGAAAGTGAGAAGCTTCACAGATCTTGCAGTAGAGTGAAAAAACTATGCgtaaaagtttcgcaacttttgTTAAAAAGtttcttaatttctgcatacaatattacctaattatgattacttaatttatacaatattactcaaataatttatgagacataaaatattataattattgaaatgtaaatattttaattaaaacacacattcaaataacaAACATTCATAATctcaaaatgtattttgtaaacagagcaagtctactaaaaagaatgtattacatgccatccatgtgtggagacagtattttaaaatttcaggaattataatatattatgcatcataaattaTTTGGATAATATTGtctaaattaagtaattgtaattagataatattgtgcagaaatgaagtaaagtttactaaaagaaaggattgactgaagttcagttcacttgttCACTCACAGTTCACTTCacaagttaaagttacttaaatttatctgaaatttaatttacctaaaaaaagcaaatgctttttttaaagtaaattttacgcaatatttttttcagtgtgaaggGGGATTAAATTCAAATCATACATTAAAATCTATCATCTCTAATATCTCTAGTATattcttataattttattttgatttcataAGGAAGAGATttaatttttctctttattttataaGGAAGAGAAACTATAATTTACCTGAGATGAAGATCAGGAACAGCAGAGGAACAGTCAGAGACATTCTGAGTGACATCATCACTTTATACACCTGTACAATCAGATCATAtatgattttttatataaatgatataGATCTATATATAGATAGTTTATATAATAAGACtaataactgtttaataaacaAAGACTTACACTAAAATCACTGTTCCAGGTTAAAGCactgttatttatttaacttttcacATGGTTACTTTAAACTACAGACCTTATGTTGATGATATAGGGATTATGGTACACTATAAATGTTCAAATATTTGTGGACGCCCCTTCTAATAcatgcattcagctattttaagaTGAACCCGATGCTGATGTGCAAATGCTCATCTcacagatcaggggtgggtttcccgaaaaacgatcaaccttagcaaataacgaacgaactaacgagtgacgtgagtaaagaacgagccagttctgcgagtgtttcccaaagagcttcacaaagcgaaaattaacgaaggaggttaaagaacgtctttgttgactcctcccccgaaacagcgcactcaatcgatccacaaatatcgattcaacactgccaatatgcagtgtttattcactattacaccctaaaaacgtagaaatgtgttgtaatcaacaacattatacaaattatcatatttaaattacaaaaggatgtactttggcattaataaaatactcctaaagatacatatgactaaataaatactcgaaaatctaatctattttaaaacattaaactttttttactattttaaaactATCATtgttcatatatattatattaatagtgattatactaatattattaatagtaatattgatttattattattataattattaataatataaaaataataatacatataagtataatacacatatatatcagtggcggatgctggtctttcaaggaggggaagctcaatttcggcctacatcttaacatatgtagttttatttatacaaaattctactctccctgagattttttttttttgtaaccaaaagcattattttcaagttttcactacacaacaaaaaggtacccattctttacattgaacaattacataaaaaagatgctatgacatgaataaacataaaatgatcagtaaaaaaaaacattacgcaaaatctttaaagttggtaaaggaaaaaatgcaggtaaatttatttcacacagttttaatttccttaaataatccctttattaatttaaattatttaaattatttttaatgataacacaatacttactactggcccctgttcctTTATGTCCTGAGAcggtttcatcaagaggcatggacaacagtacagaagtcagtctccaacacaagcagctacagaaaagcaccagaaatagaagctggatttgtcgctggtcgtttttaataaagaaaatgccgctataaggattaggaaagtctccagttcaactcagaacagaataaACAATGCTCCCATTACggagttttacactaaaagatcgctgattcgctcatttcgctgtcaatcaaaaatggacaccgcctcagacagatcatccaatcatcacgcagaagctgagcgtccgggccggccgaggccagcccactgctccatagacccccagagacgatGAGCGTctgatgggcgggacaaagcccagcatttatccaatgactcgtctcgtttcgctgcgcgctttgctccgctattgaagtctgtgcactgtttaaagcagcgctgtgaagctgcgggaatgagtgagaggaaagccgcggcgttaccagtgataagaagctgattctgaactaagttcagcgcggtgtagcgcatatttaatcagtgacatgtacacacaacagtatatatttaatcacttatatttttacattttaggggaagctgagcttcccttgcagtcttagagcaatcgccactgatcaggagtatgttttattatactttatacactctgtaaagctccagctcatcctaaatcaccatctcagttgggtttaggtcaggggattgtaaaggccatacacctttttgtttactagataattccatatgcgtcaattaatagttttcatggttttaatattaatcgacaatgtaaaaaatatataaaaacattgaatgagacgtgtccaacttttgactggtatttatatatttgcgagttgacacaccccagagtttgcccagatgaacggccacagtgttggttagaagcacctgattaaggaataatattaaatattacctgcacattcactgataccctttacaatacgtgtaggtgtgattaaagacaccgcaggcgtcccctgcaccggacctacagtaccagggattttcccaatagcatggaaatatattgtgttgtgctgtaattcctggGCTGGTGGGaattgtatataagtgtgtgtatgacacagtaacagcctgattacagaatccacggacttgctgactttgcagctttgcttagaccgtgagcatcatacaggaatctggattttaataatttattcgtgggtttgattggtcaattccaatatgcccatagactacaagccacagacaaagttggcattataatataatataatataatataatataatatagtataactcattcactcattcactcactcatcgtcaaccgctttatccgttaagggtcgcgggggggctggagtctataccagccggcattggacggaaggcagtatacaccctggacaggccgccaatccatcgcagggcagacagacacacagacacatccactcacacgtaaggggcaatttttatccgacatccaattagcctgaagtCTTTGGACTGTGAGaagaaaccggagcacccgcagacacgggaaataatatgatatgatatgatatgatatgatataataattatataattgattagaattaatagtaacataatataattgcttcaaccacggaaattataatttttttccctcaaaattggcggtccctggtgttaaaggtgctgaactgcaggtcgagatcccctaaagaagctcttaagaataacgagtgggtgagggcactcgttaatctgcgagcgagtttacgtagtactttagttacgcatgggtttgggaaacactctttaattagcgatcaatcttaagtacgagttaacgaagttcttagcgttacgaagctttcgggaaacccaccccagatctcACAGATTctttagtccctgtagaaaagtagGTTTAGAATAgttcagtattgagctgtggagcagtagaactgtttTCAACCAGAAGTATCTAAGTTTTTTTccaacattttcccaaaaatcgtcagtgtcttataatccggtgctccttatgtatgaattttaccagtcaggatgtaaggagcaTTAAGGCCACTCCACTgatgtacagtgttatacagaagtttcactttagttttccagcactaagactcaagagtggagcagcattagcattagccagtaaccgtgctaagtgctagctccttttgctgttcagagctgagtattattggcctgtaaactgctgctaatcccagctagcactgctggagcagcattagcattacctgctttTCGTGCGACGTGCAAGCTCtgtcaccgttcagaggtgagtatatcaaactgtagcctgggtgtttactgtgataaaacaagctatgtgaaaAGAAATGCTAGCTAATATTGGCCTGGCTtgtcggaacactcagggttcctctatGTAGTGCTGTCgtgaaatctgaaaatctaagtttactttaaaaaaacggaagcgcaaataaacagttttcaggagggagatttgtgtagattaacatccagctttcagtttgaaaaaagttttatttaagaaatacagttaggtttacttagcttagctttacaggtctcgccactgaattagaaggaaaacatggcgacacccctgttccttactagtgtcacatatgGCGCCATgaaatccggtgtgccttatttatgaaaatagacgtttattgatagtgcgccttataacacGAAAAATACGGCAGTAACCAagacatcccaccctgcaaaaaAATCCTTTCACCTCAAGCAAGTCTGCACTGAGTTGTGCCTCATCATAAAGaacatcaataaataaaataaataaaattttcaccagatacTAGCACCAGATGCTATCACAGCTATCAGCTAGTTTAAATAGTAGTAGCTGTACTATTGATGGAGTAACACATACATGTTCACTCTGCAGCTAAACAAAAAGTTTGATCCACATATGGGTGACAGTGATGGGCAACATCAGGGTTAATgatgggaccaggaggggttaaacatgggctcTATCTGGGTTGAACTCTGCATATGAGGCCTAGGTGGCACCCGTGTGAGATGAGTGTGGGCTGTAGTCATGGGATGGATGTCCTACAAACAACAGATGTACAAAACCCTCTCAGAGCCCATAATGCTCACCTGAATCCCACATAGCTCAGATTTCACCTGTGTGATCCACACATGAGCCTCCACATGTCTTTTACAGTCATGAACAATAACACAGTCactgctgtaaacagagcagtaacACTGTCCTTATTGTAAATCCTTATTGATCAGGGGTTACTATAGTGCAGTCTGTGGTGAATTGTGTTTATATTCTCTCTACTTTAGAGCTGCAGGACTCTGGCCCTGTCCCATTACTCACAGATGGATTCTGCATCCATTGTTTGAGTATGGTGTTCATTTCCTAATATGGAGATATGCTCACAAACAGATGTTCTCACAAACGCCGCTTTATGACTCATATGTCTTTATCAGACCACTCTTTAATTATCCTATTTTCTGCCACAGACCACTTCTCTGGTTTAGCAGCAGCTCGTTGAAAGTAGCAGCTAGTGTTAAACTCAGCATCAGGGAAACTGCAGCACTTCCTGTTTAAGCAGCGGTTTCATATAGAGTCAGAAAGACGTGAGGCgaactgtgtcccaattcagctCTGAACTCCCTGATGCCTTTTACCCAGTCTTCAACAACTGCATAACACATAAGTGTACACTATAAGGAGGGAGCTAGGGCTTGGGTGACAATTGGGACAGGGCCCAACTGACCTGAACTGACAGATTGCTTGACTGTAAACCCTGAAACCCACAGAGAAAACCGATAGGTCAACTTAGTCCAAACACTGACCAATCAGAATGtttgcttcctctctctctctctctctctctctctctctctctctctctctctcactcacttcctattcttactctctctctccctcacttcctctctctaaAAAGATCAGTTTCCATAGCAATATACATACACTGCAtgcacaaaagtattgggacacttgctgtttcattgtttcttctaaaattcaAGGACATTAAAAATGTCTGTTGGAGTaacagtctctactgtccaggaaatacTTTCTACTACAtcatgaagcattgctgtgaggatatgaTAGCATTCAATGAAAAGACAAGTGtaagtgaggtcaggatattggaGGGTCTCTAATCCACCTCTTCATCCACAAATTCCCAGATCATCAACAACTCCCAACTCTTCCCAACTTCCCAACAAGtcctggatggagctccattattccagagaacacagttttactgctcaaaagctcaatactggggggtttatacccctccAGCCCACACCTAGTAGCTCATGCCTGGCTTTATAGTGTAACTTGAGGCTGTCAGGAAGCCATTGTGAAACCATAGGGGCTCCAAGAGAGGAGGATTGTATGGGAAAAATGCTGTAACCAGTTGATCTGTTAACTATAAATCCATTCCTTTTTACTCTTAGTACTCTTAATAAGACAAAGATCATTTTCCTACCTTCATTAAGCGACGCTCCTCTTCTGAACCCAGAGAGCGAATGCAGAGTTTGGGAGGAGTTTCACAGTTTTTACTGTAGAACAGTGCGTGGTTAAAGTTTTGCTGACCTTCTACAGAAGCTGTGAAGTGTTCTTCCTGTTGTCGCAGAATCAGTCCTTCCCTCTGCAAGACGTTTAACCAGAGACAGACCTCAATAACTAAACTTCTGCTTCTGGAGCTGAATTAAACTTCTGCTTCTGGAGCTGAATTAAAGTTCTGCTTCTGGAGCTGAGTTAAAGTTCTACTTCTGAAGCTGAGTTAAAGTTCTGCTTCTGGAGCTGAATTAAAGTCCTGCTTCTGGAGCTGAGTTCTGCTTGTGTTCTGTAGTCGGCGTGAGAAACTTCAACTAAGTTGCTTAATTTTCTCACCATAGACTCTACTCTTAAACCACCACACTCTGAAACCACGTCTCATTAGCATGATCAGATAAGTCCTGCCAGCTGCTGAGTGTCAaagctataaacacactgcagctCAACCTCTCACCCCCCCACAATGATGAAGACTGTCTTCAG
Protein-coding sequences here:
- the LOC103047356 gene encoding sialoadhesin-like, with the protein product MKVYKVMMSLRMSLTVPLLFLIFISGVGAQYGWGVTYRPESICALKGSTVIMGCTYSYPEGHIVKTAFWTKSLPPAKGIEPPDLLNDTEYRDRVQYLRDKHNDCRLSLRDVRENDQSKYYFRFITDKEGGKYTGTDGVNLSVTGKLHQQK